The proteins below come from a single Phycisphaerae bacterium genomic window:
- a CDS encoding integrin alpha: MTKPRQIRRSGLSVLVALLSAVPLLVGQGCPPMNWIWPGGDPVGGTGSDSGSGSGQDIPGGTNTPPYFEFTKPLSDVMREVGDIIEIAWLDGDPDDNAVISLYVDPDKIFGNGTEILIESNISENADNSQGFYYLNTTAKGLQPGEYRIIASITDGVNPRELIVAPGLLMLFPPGMVPGNLSPAVVAREPSVNYSVGHNSEVPISWCVSDPDDGENQVLPDIVILLDLDQNPLNDLVFSGSNAERNLAEACFAVQDPLDGPYPVMVDGELRAYVLGCFKDTVGGTLGECSNPTTPGGSFPPNGTYTINAMKLPPRVNGEPYRVRVTAWDHTNPPVSRYAWGGVTVSSTATGNAGLVDLAEVGRTIRGAKFYGFDENGQSGYTGVGVGDMSGDGIDDFVIVSRYGRGYGMDAMGSAHLVLGMAGQQFGGDIPLNSITTTYAGALFTMPYSTKSQGLVSVARVGDVTGDNLSEIVFGAPYTEVFYDRVDDDPCDSSPPSCYFDYMPNPYSDQPPDNDEMGAYDWHEDLIVPQPPPDPPPPPYLCSNDEDLFVQTPIASGYAIVVGSNNSLNNDIYGLEDVGQALGFNGARFRGAYFDDLDIPGTLTGSVNRTWPYSIIPDNLFGLTVNSMPSISDSTPGLTARWGPSLVISSPKNGRNRGRVWYFEWFDYTSRLPGSTTPDIQSFPALVGCGFRTRIIPGGTDGTGRSGSQVITGEMAGDLFGYAGPAGDFNRDGSQDIVAGAPGADRNGLIDNGIVYVVFGRPDFDNPDMTNLEEFDLDIWNSPRLEIHGDRNNDRFGESQTLIGDVNQDGHPDIAFASQYAGSDGIGGPESGFIGIVFGGRHFAGVNKFNVGHVGGPTLPGVRIYGRQAGGHAGAVINDVGDFNADGIDDLVIVAPDEIRLINGLRRQGVAYLLFGGPHLANKTINLSQVGSTVPGLVFVTPYGMTDANAARITWASGAGDVNGDGFDDILLGLPEADTVYPYNPSLRKVDTGEMYLIYGSNSGTNGMSW; the protein is encoded by the coding sequence ATGACAAAACCTCGCCAGATCCGAAGGAGCGGCCTCTCGGTTCTCGTAGCGTTGCTTTCGGCGGTGCCCTTGCTGGTTGGGCAGGGCTGCCCGCCGATGAACTGGATATGGCCGGGCGGTGACCCCGTTGGCGGCACCGGTTCCGACAGCGGCTCGGGCAGTGGGCAGGACATTCCGGGCGGCACGAACACACCTCCCTATTTCGAATTCACCAAGCCGCTGAGCGACGTCATGCGGGAAGTGGGCGACATCATCGAGATTGCCTGGCTTGATGGTGACCCCGATGACAACGCGGTAATCTCTCTGTACGTTGACCCCGACAAGATCTTCGGAAACGGTACCGAGATCCTGATCGAATCGAATATCTCCGAGAACGCCGACAATTCTCAAGGTTTCTATTATCTGAATACGACTGCCAAGGGCCTTCAGCCGGGCGAGTATCGCATCATTGCGAGTATCACCGACGGCGTGAACCCACGCGAGCTGATTGTGGCACCGGGTCTATTGATGCTCTTCCCGCCTGGAATGGTGCCAGGCAACCTGTCGCCGGCGGTCGTCGCGCGAGAGCCCAGCGTGAACTACAGCGTCGGCCACAACAGCGAGGTGCCCATCAGTTGGTGCGTGTCTGATCCCGACGATGGTGAGAATCAGGTACTTCCGGACATCGTGATTCTGCTGGATCTGGATCAGAACCCATTGAACGATCTGGTCTTCAGCGGCTCGAACGCCGAGCGGAACCTGGCCGAGGCCTGTTTCGCCGTCCAAGATCCGCTGGATGGGCCTTACCCGGTCATGGTCGACGGCGAATTGCGAGCTTACGTGCTCGGCTGCTTCAAGGACACCGTCGGCGGCACCCTTGGCGAATGTTCCAATCCGACCACACCGGGAGGGAGCTTCCCGCCGAACGGCACTTACACCATCAACGCGATGAAGCTCCCGCCGCGGGTGAACGGCGAGCCTTATCGCGTTCGCGTGACTGCCTGGGACCACACCAACCCGCCGGTGAGCCGTTATGCCTGGGGCGGTGTCACGGTCTCCTCCACGGCCACGGGTAACGCGGGGCTGGTCGACTTGGCCGAAGTGGGCCGCACGATCCGCGGCGCGAAGTTCTATGGATTCGACGAAAACGGACAATCCGGCTACACGGGTGTGGGCGTCGGTGATATGAGCGGCGACGGCATTGATGATTTTGTGATCGTCAGCCGCTACGGTCGGGGCTATGGCATGGACGCGATGGGGTCCGCCCACCTGGTGCTGGGCATGGCTGGACAGCAGTTCGGGGGGGACATCCCGCTGAACAGCATCACCACCACCTATGCCGGTGCGCTGTTTACGATGCCCTACTCAACGAAGAGCCAGGGCCTCGTGTCCGTGGCCCGCGTGGGCGATGTGACCGGTGATAATCTCTCCGAGATCGTTTTCGGAGCGCCCTACACTGAGGTGTTCTACGATCGCGTGGACGATGATCCATGCGACAGCAGTCCCCCATCGTGCTATTTCGACTATATGCCCAACCCCTACTCGGATCAGCCGCCGGATAACGACGAGATGGGGGCATACGACTGGCACGAAGACTTGATCGTACCTCAACCGCCGCCTGATCCGCCGCCACCACCCTATTTGTGTTCCAACGACGAGGACCTCTTTGTCCAGACACCCATCGCCAGCGGCTACGCGATTGTTGTGGGGAGCAACAACTCCCTGAATAACGACATCTACGGGTTGGAAGATGTGGGACAGGCCTTGGGCTTTAACGGTGCACGATTCAGGGGAGCCTACTTCGACGACCTCGATATTCCGGGAACCCTCACGGGTTCGGTCAATCGCACGTGGCCGTACTCGATCATTCCGGACAACCTGTTCGGGCTGACCGTCAACAGCATGCCCAGCATCTCCGACTCGACGCCGGGCCTGACCGCCCGATGGGGGCCGAGCCTGGTGATTTCCTCACCGAAGAACGGCCGCAACCGTGGTCGCGTCTGGTATTTCGAGTGGTTTGACTACACCAGCCGGTTGCCCGGCTCCACGACTCCGGACATCCAGTCGTTCCCGGCGTTAGTGGGTTGCGGGTTCCGTACGCGGATTATCCCCGGCGGAACCGATGGAACCGGTCGCTCTGGAAGCCAAGTCATCACCGGCGAAATGGCCGGCGATCTGTTCGGTTATGCGGGCCCGGCCGGTGATTTCAACCGCGACGGTTCTCAGGATATCGTGGCGGGCGCCCCAGGTGCCGATCGTAACGGGCTGATCGACAACGGAATCGTTTATGTCGTCTTCGGCCGACCCGATTTCGACAATCCTGATATGACCAATCTTGAGGAATTTGATCTGGATATTTGGAACAGCCCGCGCCTGGAAATCCATGGAGACCGCAACAACGACCGGTTTGGTGAATCGCAGACGCTGATCGGCGATGTGAACCAGGACGGTCACCCGGACATCGCCTTTGCCTCGCAATATGCCGGCAGCGACGGTATCGGCGGTCCCGAGTCGGGGTTCATCGGAATCGTATTCGGCGGTCGGCATTTTGCCGGAGTCAACAAGTTCAACGTCGGCCACGTGGGCGGCCCGACGTTGCCGGGCGTTCGGATCTACGGTCGCCAGGCCGGTGGGCACGCGGGCGCGGTCATCAATGACGTCGGCGACTTCAACGCGGACGGTATCGATGACTTGGTGATTGTGGCCCCCGACGAGATCCGACTGATCAACGGCTTACGCCGTCAGGGTGTGGCCTACCTGTTGTTCGGCGGGCCGCATCTGGCCAACAAGACGATCAACCTGAGTCAGGTCGGGTCGACCGTGCCAGGTTTGGTGTTCGTAACGCCTTATGGCATGACGGATGCCAACGCCGCTCGTATCACGTGGGCCAGCGGCGCGGGCGACGTCAACGGCGACGGGTTTGACGACATCCTCCTGGGCCTGCCCGAGGCTGATACGGTGTACCCGTACAACCCGAGTCTTCGCAAGGTCGATACCGGAGAGATGTATCTGATTTACGGCAGCAACTCCGGAACCAATGGCATGAGCTGGTAA
- the aroA gene encoding 3-phosphoshikimate 1-carboxyvinyltransferase, with protein MRLVCLRSRLSGAVDIPGSKSHTIRAITVAALADGESRIESPLISADTLAAVDAYRALGAEIDATRPESWVVHGFSGRPKAPANVIDVRNSGTTLRIATGSAALLSNGLAVFTGDHQIRRRPIGPLAQSLNDLGASVTSTLGNGCAPLVVGGRLRGGKTSIEAVSSQYLTSLLMACPLADGDSEIDVPLLNEAPYVEMTLDWLKHSGITLERDELRRFHVPGGQQYRPLSRRVAADFSSATFFLAAGALGDNDVLVRGLDMNDPQGDKAVIDYLRLMGARIDVQPDGIRVRPGELKGCEIDLNATPDALPMMAVVGCFSFGKTSLVNVPQARLKETDRIAVMAAELSKMGAVIRERPDGLEIEQSRLRGAEVDGHHDHRVVMALAVAGSAVEGRTIIQTAEAMEVTFPTFVDCMSRLGGRLSLEQ; from the coding sequence ATGCGTCTGGTTTGCTTGCGGTCTCGGTTGTCTGGAGCCGTCGACATTCCCGGCTCGAAGTCGCATACCATACGGGCAATTACGGTCGCGGCCCTTGCCGATGGAGAGAGCCGTATCGAATCGCCGCTGATCTCGGCCGATACTCTGGCGGCGGTGGACGCCTATCGGGCGCTGGGCGCTGAAATCGACGCCACTCGGCCGGAGTCATGGGTAGTACATGGTTTTTCGGGCAGGCCGAAAGCTCCTGCCAACGTAATTGACGTCCGCAACTCAGGTACAACGCTGCGCATCGCCACGGGATCAGCGGCCCTGCTCTCGAATGGCCTGGCCGTGTTCACGGGCGACCATCAGATTCGCCGGCGTCCGATCGGGCCGCTGGCACAATCGCTCAATGACCTCGGTGCTTCGGTCACGAGCACGTTGGGGAATGGCTGTGCACCGCTGGTGGTCGGCGGCCGTCTCCGCGGGGGAAAGACCAGCATCGAGGCCGTCTCCAGCCAGTACCTGACCAGCTTGCTGATGGCTTGTCCCCTGGCCGACGGCGACAGCGAGATCGACGTGCCTCTGCTCAACGAGGCGCCTTATGTGGAGATGACGCTCGACTGGCTGAAACACAGCGGTATCACACTCGAACGTGATGAACTGAGGCGGTTCCACGTTCCGGGTGGCCAGCAGTACCGCCCGCTCTCGCGGCGGGTGGCGGCGGATTTCTCCTCGGCGACTTTCTTCCTTGCTGCCGGCGCGCTGGGCGATAACGATGTGCTGGTCCGCGGGCTTGACATGAACGATCCGCAAGGGGATAAGGCAGTGATCGACTATCTGCGCCTGATGGGGGCCCGGATTGACGTTCAGCCCGACGGTATCCGCGTTCGACCGGGTGAATTGAAGGGTTGCGAGATTGACCTCAACGCTACCCCTGACGCCCTGCCGATGATGGCGGTTGTCGGATGCTTTTCTTTTGGCAAGACGTCGCTCGTCAACGTTCCGCAGGCCCGGCTCAAGGAAACCGATCGCATCGCCGTCATGGCCGCGGAACTGTCCAAGATGGGCGCCGTCATCCGGGAAAGGCCGGACGGCCTGGAGATTGAGCAAAGCCGTCTGCGGGGAGCGGAAGTCGACGGCCACCATGATCACCGCGTGGTCATGGCTTTGGCGGTGGCCGGGTCGGCCGTCGAAGGCCGGACCATCATTCAGACCGCAGAGGCGATGGAAGTGACCTTTCCCACCTTTGTGGACTGTATGAGCCGACTGGGGGGGCGGCTGAGCCTGGAGCAGTAA